In the genome of Oscarella lobularis chromosome 1, ooOscLobu1.1, whole genome shotgun sequence, one region contains:
- the LOC136184587 gene encoding E3 ubiquitin-protein ligase NRDP1-like, whose product MASARGDDSQSYAYVKDVDDSLCCTICLAVMNEPVVAPCGHSFCKSCVESWLKRTPTCPECRYRMRKNQLQRVVALRKMINALEVYCPKRHDGCKAIVRRDALESHLLQCDYSKVPCPTCYHLTKREVIEGHLHKQAKEASQRVAEREEAKAKIRELEDSLAVIKSEYEEVAEVFDYTYSYGVEESSISKLSRYICQNLDRGPSGRIDMLRLFNCIHRSYMRWKSCATLMLAATAYASNWFTEKQDAKLRDWMQSLAAAKSLRS is encoded by the exons ATG GCTAGCGCTCGTGGCGACGACAGTCAGTCTTACGCATACGTGAAGGACGTCGATGACAGCTTGTGCTGCACGATCTGCTTGGCCGTCATGAACGAGCCCGTCGTCGCTCCGTGCGGTCATTCGTTCTGCAAGAGCTGCGTCGAGTCGTGGCTGAAGCGGACTCCCACTTGTCCCGAATGCCGCTATCGAATGCGAAAAAATCAGCTGCAGCGAGTCGTCGCCTTGAGAAAGATGATCAACGCGCTCGAGGTCTACTGTCCCAAGCGACACGACGGCTGCAAGGCAATCGTCAGGCGAGACGCTCTCG AGAGTCATTTGCTGCAGTGCGACTATTCTAAGGTTCCTTGTCCTACATGCTACCATTTGACAAAACGAGAAGTGATTGAAGGCCACTTGCACAAGCAAGCAAAGGAGGCATCCCAGAGAGTGGCAGAACGCGAGGAGGCTAAAGCAAAAATTAGAGAACTGGAAGACAGCCTAGCTGTCATCAAAAGTGAATATGAAGAAGTGGCTGAGGTATTTGATTATACTTACTCGTATGGAGTAGAAGAGTCGTCCATCAGTAAGCTATCAAGGTATATTTGTCAAAATTTGGACAGAGGTCCAAGTGGCCGTATTGATATGTTGAGATTGTTCAACTGCATTCATCGATCATATATGCGCTGGAAGAGTTGCGCTACGCTGATGCTAGCTGCAACAGCCTATGCCAGTAATTGGTTTACTGAGAAACAAGATGCGAAGCTGCGAGATTGGATGCAATCCCTAGCGGCCGCTAAAAGTCTTCGTTCATAA
- the LOC136199718 gene encoding roundabout homolog 2-like isoform X1, whose amino-acid sequence MSLAVVLVLATMLISSHAADLTLFRRNHQPPTFDAYPFGETIVAGTRVTLICNTTRTPFIAWFYRPVGQTGSTGQNVVLSVLKNNFTVEPQKLIIPSFAKLYEFDYECSYQDPDNLNIARNGGFFTLYLAVAPEPIVFDTPNVNQSSTATLTCSTPAARPKPDYIEIHRASTLLARAQNVSTITHRISNVKLSDAGTYSCSAENKAGKGSGSSVLVVQTIPKVSSPNATQVTTPQGSSAALLCEATGIPDPVVQWLKDGVAFRQGSLLQLVDLKEVDTAKYTCVGRNDAGQKTLEINVFVQIPPGAPSVDEASTTKTNVTITLSWKQELDGYSPIVAYEVQYKASTDSTWMTSLNFTAKHTDTSFTVSGLDPYVNYDFRVSAMNALGASPHSNVSTIRTHPNAPRVGPTNLSNGTVGLQTAVVNWDLAVVQVVPPNEASILYYEVAYTFTSGQDVVESSKSTVSNTTKSLTLTQLAKGTTYEVAVYARNSGPYRSPPSNKIVIVTETSLPDAPTQLTVVSSTATTVNVSWMAPLDAGGLPILRYEVRYSVMGAGEVITEVVESSRLSYSIRGLGPARQYQITVWAVNAKGRSESVTAIARTQSSTFNAIELTPRSVVRNGEREIDFVFETVQPDAVASYDIQFTMPGSREIADPAEPQGVWKTRSIEANADGIVRLEGLEPGHFYFVRAKAVPQSPEIASANYSNELLTYTEYFLGILELIARPSSFKIGETVTLTCQTPEGDAAQNATFYFNGKPLPPASDEDILPNQYRIDVATESDDGIYKCVDVNKDEGEVNLQLAGKYRSTRSKGAPIAGGVAVAVIVGICLLIALVWYCRSRGQGEKKDGGEVHTQVTQKRNPVHVVDEEAVIDAPRRSTTAATTTARATEIPMQPIAKSKPSPPPYSREPEPGFVSASMMSSNPGYGQVTLRDSSADRISESPPSSRRASSPPRETAV is encoded by the exons ATGTCTCTAGCCGTAGTCCTTGTGCTAGCGACAATGCTCATTTCCTCGC ATGCCGCTGACTTGACTCTGTTTCGACGTAACCATCAACCTCCCACCTTCGACGCCTACCCGTTTggcgaaacgatcgtcgcaGGAACGCGCGTAACGCTAATTTGCAACACGACAAGGACACCCTTTATCGCCTGGTTCTATCGTCCCGTCGGGCAAACGGGCAGCACAGGCCAGAACGTTGTGCTCTCGGTACTGAAAAACAACTTCACCGTCGAGCCCCAAAAGCTCATCATACCATCGTTCGCGAAACTGTACGAATTCGACTACGAATGTTCGTATCAAGATCCGGACAACCTAAACATTGCTCGAAACGGCGGTTTTTTCACGTTGTATTTGGCTG TCGCTCCCGAACCAATCGTCTTCGACACGCCGAACGTCAAccaatcgtcgacggcgactcTGACGTGCTCGACACCGGCCGCGCGACCCAAACCCGACTACATCGAAATTCATCGCGCGTCAACGCTACTCGCGCGAGCGCAGAACGTGTCAACGATCACTCACCGAATATCGAATGTGAAATTATCCGACGCAGGAACGTATAGTTGCTCAGCAGAGAACAAGGCAGGAAAGGGTAGCGGATCATCGGTGCTTGTAGTACAAA CTATTCCTAAGGTCTCCTCTCCCAATGCTACTCAAGTGACGACTCCCCAAGGATCGTCCGCTGCTCTACTGTGCGAAGCAACTGGAATTCCTGATCCCGTTGTTCAGTGGCTCAAGGATGGCGTCGCATTCAGGCAAGGATCCCTGCTGCAATTAGTCGATCTAAAGGAAGTTGATACGGCGAAGTACACGTGCGTTGGACGCAATGACGCCGGTCAAAAAACTCTAGAAATCAACGTTTTTGTTCAGA TTCCACCTGGTGCGCCGAGTGTCGACGAAgcttcaacgacgaaaacaaaCGTTACGATTACGCTGTCATGGAAGCAGGAATTAGACGGATACAGCCCCATTGTGGCATACGAAGTCCAGTACAAAGCGTCAACAGATTCCACGtggatgacgtcgttgaattTCACGGCAAAACACACCGACACTAGTTTCACTGTATCCGGACTCGATCCATACGTGAACTACGACTTCAGAGTGAGCGCGATGAATGCGTTGGGAGCGAGTCCCCATAGCAACGTCTCCACAATCAGAACACATCCCAATg CTCCCCGTGTTGGACCAACGAATCTCTCTAACGGAACGGTTGGACTGCAAACAGCGGTTGTAAACTGG GATCTAGCAGTCGTTCAAGTGGTGCCTCCAAATGAAGCCTCAATTCTCTACTACGAAGTCGCCTATACGTTCACCAGCGgacaagacgtcgtcgaatccaGCAAATCGACCGTCTCCAATACGACGAAGTCGCTGACTCTCACGCAGCTTGCAAAAGGAACGACGTACGAAGTCGCCGTCTACGCGCGAAACTCCGGACCGTATCGATCTCCGCCAAGCAACAAGATAGTCATCGTAACGGAAACCTCAC TTCCTGATGCCCCAACTCAGCTGACTGTCGTAAGTTCGACTGCAACGACAGTCAACGTGTCGTGGATGGCTCCATTGGACGCGGGCGGTCTCCCAATTCTCCGCTACGAAGTCCGGTACAGCGTTATGGGCGCCGGCGAAGTCATAACCGAAGTCGTCGAGAGTTCTCGTCTGTCTTACTCTATACGCGGGCTTGGACCGGCAAGGCAATACCAAATCACCGTTTGGGCGGTCAACGCTAAGGGAAGAAGCGAGAGTGTAACTGCGATTGCAAGAACGCAGTCGTCAA CGTTCAACGCGATCGAACTGACGCCCCGAAGCGTCGTCCGAAACGGCGAACGGGAAatcgacttcgttttcgagacCGTCCAACcggacgccgtcgcctcgtACGATATCCAATTCACTATGCCCGGTTCGAGAGAGATCGCGGATCCGGCCGAACCCCAAGGCGTGTGGAAGACGCGAAGCATCGAGGCGAACGCCGACGGAATCGTTCGTTTGGAGGGACTGGAGCCGGGGCACTTCTATTTCGTGAGAGCGAAAGCGGTGCCTCAGTCGCCTGAAATCGCGTCGGCGAACTACAGCAACGAGCTGCTGACCTATACGGAAT ACTTTCTCGGCATTCTGGAATTGATTGCTCGACCGAGTTCCTTCAAAATCGGCGAGACGGTCACGTTGACGTGCCAAACGCCGGAAGGCGACGCGGCTCAAAACGCGACGTTCTATTTCAATGGGAAACCTCTTCCACCAGCGTCAGATGAAGACATTCTGCCCAATCAATATCGCATCGACGTAGCGacagaaagcgacgacggcatttacaagtgcgtcgacgtcaacaaaGACGAGGGCGAAGTGAATCTACAGTTAGCAG gcaAGTATCGTTCGACGCGAAGCAAAGGTGCTCCCATTGCCGgtggcgtcgccgtcgccgttatCGTGGGCATATGCCTTCTCATCGCCTTGGTGTGGTACTGCCGGTCACGGGGTCAAGGAG aaaagaaagacggcggGGAAGTTCACACACAAGTGAC CCAAAAGAGAAATCCcgtccacgtcgtcgacgaggaggccgtcatcgacgcccctcgaagatcgacgacggcggcaacgacgacagcaaGAGCAACCGAAATTCCCATGCAACCCATCGCTAAGTCgaagccgtcgccgcctcctTACTCACGCGAGCCGGAACCGGGCTTCGTGAGCGCGAGCATGATGAGCAGCAATCCCGGCTACGGTCAAGTGACGCTACGAGACTCGTCGGCGGATCGCATCTccgaatcgccgccgtcgtcgcgacgcgcgtCGAGTCCCCCGCGCGAGACGGCCGTTTAG
- the LOC136199719 gene encoding netrin receptor DCC-like: MSAPPAQSNSPRATVERNGGVMLSVLAIVFLLFHSTRCQSDIVPKFEIQPSTFLAMDGEHVELKCVARGTPTPTYEWMYGSRKSPLTLTDRIYTDSNRNVLVFAPFRESDVGAYYCRASNRAGGTTSELAYLDTAEKPQLSLAPQNRTVVEGANASFGCGGEGYPTPEYRWTKAHPSSSNFQPHNESHFTIAPVSPSDAGQYTCNIFNKAGSIAVSAWLRVEYIPRTSVGVSDVTRPRHDSATFVCEFDSVPRADVTWTKDGAPLERDRKKIDTVYRNDDVGTSTLVLDRLHEKDTGTYACVLKNRIGEQKWKVKLTVQVPPKTPVNFNVSNVGGRQATLSWSPGHWGHSRITNFTVFVEETGKNARKWTKYVPSHRTSVTVTGLRPATHYMFFVLASNGIGAGEKSEGFGIATSSAEPDMPVLTGGSSQKESPYKIKLNWSPGYNGGRPILRYEIHYTQSGRQTPRREIIDGGNVTSVVLSGLEPNTSYAFRISAANEHGPSNYSKTLVVATRPLDLPGRVSDVEVTMVDRSAVVSWTVPDQLVYENRKITEYVVTLTPKKGEALTLAIEKPFSVGPDGRLSGSLKDVEPGEYGVAIHAEDDEGRKSEEIQKSVHIRDSGEVIINPTDSATFEDRDDSLASSHVAYLAGGIGAAVAFAMIVIGLVIWRQRQKRRQSAPRGSLASTSSSSTDKANSEHIYSSLVKRSPVPARSVSVPDNLASVRAAFENAASPPLSPPSMPIIVDDMLRSIGTDLPGEECFMSRIGSRVCSAADLDVSMTKLALKEKEANDDTTSLSVDGASESESDIVKEKCVKFVDSPVKQKISASSPLWRPSNQSYTQRGIPVVSNVESEPDSYV; encoded by the exons ATGAGTGCACCACCCGCGCAGTCGAACAGTCCTAGAGCAACGGTAgaacgaaacggcggcgtcaTGCTTTCCGTACTCGCGATCGTCTTTCTACTCTTCCACTCGACTCGATGTCAATCCG ACATAGTGCCCAAGTTCGAGATCCAGCCGTCGACTTTCTTAGCAATGGACGGCGAACACGTCGAACTCAAGTGTGTCGCAAGGGGGACCCCGACGCCGACCTACGAGTGGATGTACGGCTCGCGAAAGTCGCCGCTAACGCTAACGGATCGCATATACACCGATTCGAACCGGAACGTGCTCGTCTTCGCTCCGTTCAGAGAGTCGGACGTCGGCGCGTATTATTgtcgcgcgtcgaatcgcgccggaggaacgacgagcgaacTCGCCTATCTCGATACCGCCG AAAAGCCGCAGCTATCGCTGGCGCCTCAAAATCGAACGGTGGTCGAAGGCGCCAACGCGTCGTtcggctgcggcggcgaaggcTATCCGACGCCCGAATACAGATGGACAAAAGCGcatccgtcgtcgtcgaattttcaACCGCACAACGAATCTCATTTTACGATCGCGCCCGTTTCGCCGTCGGACGCCGGCCAGTACACGTGCAACATATTCAACAAAGCGGGAAGCATCGCAGTCTCCGCGTGGCTTCGCGTAGAAT ACATCCCGCGGACGAGTGTCGGCGtgtctgacgtcacgcgacCACGTCACgactcggcgacgttcgtGTGCGAGTTCGACAGCGTGCCGCGCGCCGACGTCACGTGGACGAAGGACGGCGCGCCACTGGAGCGAGATCGGAAGAAAATCGATACGGTGtatcgaaacgacgacgtcggaacgTCGACTCTCGTGCTCGATCGTCTTCACGAGAAAGACACGGGAACGTATGCGTGCGTCTTGAAGAATCGTATTGGGGAACAAAAGTGGAAAGTTAAGCTGACTGTTCAAG TTCCACCTAAGACGCCCGTCAATTTTAACGTTTCCAACGTTGGAGGTCGCCAGGCAACTCTCTCGTGGAGTCCCGGTCATTGGGGTCATTCGCGCATAACCAACttcaccgtcttcgtcgaggaGACGGGAAAGAATGCGAGGAAGTGGACGAAGTACGTGCCCAGTCATCGAACGTCCGTCACCGTGACGGGTCTAAGACCGGCGACCCATTACATGTTCTTCGTCTTGGCGTCGAATGGAATCGGAGcaggagagaaaagcgagGGATTCGGAATTGCAACGAGTTCAGCAG AGCCTGACATGCCGGTTCTGACTGGAGGATCGTCGCAGAAAGAGTCGCCCTATAAAATCAAACTAAACTGGTCTCCCGGTTACAACGGAGGCCGTCCCATTCTTCGATACGAAATTCATTACACGCAAAGCGGCAGGCAGACTCCTCGCAGGGAGATCATCGACGGAGGCAACGTCACGTCTGTCGTGCTATCAGGACTCGAACCCAATACGAGCTATGCATTCCGAATCAGCGCCGCCAACGAACACGGACCGAGTAACTATTCTAAGACGTTAGTTGTGGCAACGCGTCCCTTAG atttGCCTGGTCGCGTTAGTGACGTTGAAGTGACCATGGTCGATCGGAGTGCCGTCGTCTCGTGGACGGTTCCTGACCAATTGGTTTACGAGAATAGGAAAATAACTGAAtacgtcgtcacgttgacgcCCAAGAAAGGAGAGGCTCTGACGCTTGCAATCGAAAAGCCGTTCAGCGTGGGACCCGATGGCCGTCTGAGCGGTTCTCTAAAAGACGTCGAGCCGGGCGAATACGGCGTGGCAATTCATGcagaggacgacgaaggaagaaaaagcgaggaGATACAGAAATCAGTTCATATTAGAG ATTCCGGCGAGGTTATAATTAACCCGACTGATTCCGCCACTTTCGAAGATCGGGACGATTCTCTTGCCTCCAGTCACGTCGCTTACTTGGCGGGTGGAATCGGCGCAGCGGTCGCCTTTGCAATGATCGTTATTGGACTTGTCATCTGGCGACAGCGGCAAAAACGGCGCCAATCGGCTCCAAGAGGATCGCTGGcgtcaacgtcatcatcgtcaacGGACAAAGCAAATTCTGA ACATATCTACTCGTCACTCGTGAAGCGAAGTCCAGTTCCTGCTCGTTCGGTGTCCGTGCCGGACAATCTCGCTTCCGTGCGAGCCGCCTTTGAGAACGCCgcctcgccgccgctgtctccgccgtcgatgccaatcatcgtcgacgacatgcTTCGCAGCATCGGCACGGATTTGCCCGGTGAGGAGTGCTTCATGTCGCGCATAGGAAGTCGCGTGTGCAGCGCTGCGGATCTCGACGTCAGCATGACGAAGTTGGcgttgaaggagaaggaggcgaacgacgacacgacgtcgttgagcGTCGACGGAGCGTCCGAATCAGAATCGGATATAGTGAAGGAAAAG tgcgTTAAGTTTGTCGATTCTCCAGTCAAGCAAAAAATAAGTGCCAGTTCGCCTTTATGGCGGCCGAGCAATCAATCGTACACGCAGCGAGGGATACCGGTTGTCTCCAATGTGGAATCGGAGCCGGACTCGTATGTCTAG
- the LOC136199718 gene encoding receptor-type tyrosine-protein phosphatase S-like isoform X2, with protein MSLAVVLVLATMLISSHAADLTLFRRNHQPPTFDAYPFGETIVAGTRVTLICNTTRTPFIAWFYRPVGQTGSTGQNVVLSVLKNNFTVEPQKLIIPSFAKLYEFDYECSYQDPDNLNIARNGGFFTLYLAVAPEPIVFDTPNVNQSSTATLTCSTPAARPKPDYIEIHRASTLLARAQNVSTITHRISNVKLSDAGTYSCSAENKAGKGSGSSVLVVQTIPKVSSPNATQVTTPQGSSAALLCEATGIPDPVVQWLKDGVAFRQGSLLQLVDLKEVDTAKYTCVGRNDAGQKTLEINVFVQIPPGAPSVDEASTTKTNVTITLSWKQELDGYSPIVAYEVQYKASTDSTWMTSLNFTAKHTDTSFTVSGLDPYVNYDFRVSAMNALGASPHSNVSTIRTHPNAPRVGPTNLSNGTVGLQTAVVNWDLAVVQVVPPNEASILYYEVAYTFTSGQDVVESSKSTVSNTTKSLTLTQLAKGTTYEVAVYARNSGPYRSPPSNKIVIVTETSLPDAPTQLTVVSSTATTVNVSWMAPLDAGGLPILRYEVRYSVMGAGEVITEVVESSRLSYSIRGLGPARQYQITVWAVNAKGRSESVTAIARTQSSIVVYLKPVQPSDVTETSVTLTWDVDSGEMGREPTGYEIYFMADDGVSEGTVYVERGGPSVEYTLPRLKPETTYTVTVTPLENDNRGTTSQVRVTTKRLDSLSVELSSTTIDEGDVLQATCRTGLGALSPDPTVWSFDGDTPLSLTTASISVNVADAMNGQTLSCSFGSITGRSQVLTISSGGGGLSGGAIAGIVIGILLLIAIVILVVVCQMNRDSGHYGAKKASPDNRVV; from the exons ATGTCTCTAGCCGTAGTCCTTGTGCTAGCGACAATGCTCATTTCCTCGC ATGCCGCTGACTTGACTCTGTTTCGACGTAACCATCAACCTCCCACCTTCGACGCCTACCCGTTTggcgaaacgatcgtcgcaGGAACGCGCGTAACGCTAATTTGCAACACGACAAGGACACCCTTTATCGCCTGGTTCTATCGTCCCGTCGGGCAAACGGGCAGCACAGGCCAGAACGTTGTGCTCTCGGTACTGAAAAACAACTTCACCGTCGAGCCCCAAAAGCTCATCATACCATCGTTCGCGAAACTGTACGAATTCGACTACGAATGTTCGTATCAAGATCCGGACAACCTAAACATTGCTCGAAACGGCGGTTTTTTCACGTTGTATTTGGCTG TCGCTCCCGAACCAATCGTCTTCGACACGCCGAACGTCAAccaatcgtcgacggcgactcTGACGTGCTCGACACCGGCCGCGCGACCCAAACCCGACTACATCGAAATTCATCGCGCGTCAACGCTACTCGCGCGAGCGCAGAACGTGTCAACGATCACTCACCGAATATCGAATGTGAAATTATCCGACGCAGGAACGTATAGTTGCTCAGCAGAGAACAAGGCAGGAAAGGGTAGCGGATCATCGGTGCTTGTAGTACAAA CTATTCCTAAGGTCTCCTCTCCCAATGCTACTCAAGTGACGACTCCCCAAGGATCGTCCGCTGCTCTACTGTGCGAAGCAACTGGAATTCCTGATCCCGTTGTTCAGTGGCTCAAGGATGGCGTCGCATTCAGGCAAGGATCCCTGCTGCAATTAGTCGATCTAAAGGAAGTTGATACGGCGAAGTACACGTGCGTTGGACGCAATGACGCCGGTCAAAAAACTCTAGAAATCAACGTTTTTGTTCAGA TTCCACCTGGTGCGCCGAGTGTCGACGAAgcttcaacgacgaaaacaaaCGTTACGATTACGCTGTCATGGAAGCAGGAATTAGACGGATACAGCCCCATTGTGGCATACGAAGTCCAGTACAAAGCGTCAACAGATTCCACGtggatgacgtcgttgaattTCACGGCAAAACACACCGACACTAGTTTCACTGTATCCGGACTCGATCCATACGTGAACTACGACTTCAGAGTGAGCGCGATGAATGCGTTGGGAGCGAGTCCCCATAGCAACGTCTCCACAATCAGAACACATCCCAATg CTCCCCGTGTTGGACCAACGAATCTCTCTAACGGAACGGTTGGACTGCAAACAGCGGTTGTAAACTGG GATCTAGCAGTCGTTCAAGTGGTGCCTCCAAATGAAGCCTCAATTCTCTACTACGAAGTCGCCTATACGTTCACCAGCGgacaagacgtcgtcgaatccaGCAAATCGACCGTCTCCAATACGACGAAGTCGCTGACTCTCACGCAGCTTGCAAAAGGAACGACGTACGAAGTCGCCGTCTACGCGCGAAACTCCGGACCGTATCGATCTCCGCCAAGCAACAAGATAGTCATCGTAACGGAAACCTCAC TTCCTGATGCCCCAACTCAGCTGACTGTCGTAAGTTCGACTGCAACGACAGTCAACGTGTCGTGGATGGCTCCATTGGACGCGGGCGGTCTCCCAATTCTCCGCTACGAAGTCCGGTACAGCGTTATGGGCGCCGGCGAAGTCATAACCGAAGTCGTCGAGAGTTCTCGTCTGTCTTACTCTATACGCGGGCTTGGACCGGCAAGGCAATACCAAATCACCGTTTGGGCGGTCAACGCTAAGGGAAGAAGCGAGAGTGTAACTGCGATTGCAAGAACGCAGTCGTCAA TTGTAGTCTATCTCAAGCCGGTGCAGCCGTCCGACGTGACGGAGACGAGCGTCACGTTGACGTGGGACGTCGATTCGGGCGAAATGGGAAGGGAGCCGACTGGTTACGAGATTTACTTCATGGCGGACGACGGAGTTTCGGAAGGGACGGTTTATGTGGAGAGAGGAGGCCCGTCGGTCGAGTACACGCTGCCCCGTTTGAAGCCGGAGACAACGTACACAGTGACTGTGACTCCACTCGAAAACGACAACAGAGGGACAACATCGCAAGTCAGAGTGACGACAAAAA GACTCGACTCTCTTTCCGTCGAgctctcttcgacgactatcgacgaaggagacgtTCTACAAGCGACCTGTCGAACGGGGCTCGGCGCTCTGTCGCCTGATCCGACTGTGTGgtcgttcgacggcgacacTCCTCTCTCGCTGACAACGGCAAGCATTAGCGTTAACGTCGCTGACGCCATGAATGGGCAGACGCTTTCGTGCTCGTTCGGCTCGATCACAGGACGTTCGCAAGTGCTGACAATAA GTAGTGGCGGCGGGGGATTGAGTGGCGGCGCAATTGCCGGCATTGTCATTGGAATTCTTCTGCTGATTGCGATTGTCATCCTAGTCGTCGTCTGCCAGATGAATCGCGACTCCGGACACTACGGCGCCAA AAAAGCGTCACCTGACAATCGAGTAGTCTAA